In Blastopirellula sp. J2-11, a single genomic region encodes these proteins:
- a CDS encoding alpha/beta hydrolase, producing MRSLIVTCCLTAALGSGALSPMALAQAEDESSDKVKQRTEVYKTIDKVELTMHIFEPSGHTADAKSPAIVFFFGGGWKSGSPTQFFPQCEHLAKQGMVAMAADYRVASRHQVTADACVADAKSAIRWARTNSKRLGIDPDRIVAGGGSAGGHLAACTAVIDEFDEPSEDAAVSSRPNALVLFNPAVILAPEKKLPPIVQKRLTGLAKRLGTEPVNLSPYHHLRAPMPPTIIFHGKSDGTVPYVTVEKYCEKMQELGGLCKLVGYDDAGHGFFNHGRGDNSAYLDTTKQMTQFLQEHGFL from the coding sequence ATGCGAAGTTTGATCGTAACCTGCTGCCTAACGGCGGCGCTTGGCAGTGGGGCGTTGTCGCCCATGGCGCTGGCCCAAGCGGAAGACGAATCCAGCGACAAGGTGAAACAGCGGACTGAAGTTTATAAGACGATCGACAAAGTCGAATTGACGATGCACATCTTTGAGCCGTCTGGCCATACGGCTGACGCCAAGAGCCCGGCGATCGTTTTCTTTTTTGGGGGAGGGTGGAAGAGCGGATCGCCAACCCAGTTTTTCCCCCAATGCGAACATCTGGCGAAACAAGGAATGGTCGCGATGGCGGCCGACTATCGGGTCGCATCGCGCCATCAGGTGACCGCTGACGCCTGCGTCGCCGACGCCAAGAGCGCCATTCGTTGGGCACGGACCAACAGCAAACGCCTCGGGATTGACCCCGATCGGATTGTCGCCGGCGGCGGATCGGCCGGCGGACATCTGGCGGCCTGCACCGCGGTGATCGACGAATTTGATGAGCCGAGTGAAGATGCGGCCGTCAGCAGTCGTCCCAATGCGTTGGTCTTATTCAATCCGGCCGTGATCCTAGCGCCTGAGAAAAAGCTGCCGCCGATTGTGCAAAAGCGGCTGACCGGACTCGCCAAACGATTGGGGACTGAGCCGGTAAATCTTTCCCCGTATCACCATCTTCGCGCTCCGATGCCGCCGACGATTATTTTTCATGGAAAATCGGATGGAACCGTTCCGTACGTGACCGTCGAGAAATACTGCGAGAAAATGCAAGAATTGGGTGGTCTGTGCAAGCTGGTCGGTTATGACGACGCTGGGCACGGCTTCTTTAACCACGGGCGCGGCGACAATAGCGCCTACCTCGACACAACCAAGCAAATGACGCAGTTTTTGCAGGAGCACGGCTTTCTGTAG
- a CDS encoding (2Fe-2S) ferredoxin domain-containing protein: MPAFTHHIFICENRRAAGHPRGSCDEQGHGDLKDALKKELKRHGLKGEVRANSAGCLDQCECGPVLVIYPQAIWYGAVTLQDVPRIVEETVVNGRVLEDLRIPEAALNTKGKVPFRRSNCQGCDGAAGTSE, encoded by the coding sequence GTGCCGGCATTTACGCACCATATTTTCATTTGCGAAAATCGTCGCGCGGCGGGCCATCCCCGCGGCTCGTGCGACGAGCAAGGTCACGGCGACCTGAAAGATGCTTTGAAGAAAGAGCTGAAGCGTCATGGATTGAAAGGGGAAGTTCGCGCCAACAGCGCTGGCTGCCTGGATCAATGCGAATGCGGTCCAGTGTTGGTGATTTACCCGCAAGCGATCTGGTATGGAGCCGTCACGCTGCAAGATGTGCCGCGGATTGTCGAAGAGACGGTGGTGAATGGCCGCGTGCTGGAAGATTTGCGGATACCGGAAGCAGCGCTCAATACGAAAGGGAAGGTTCCTTTCCGGCGCTCCAACTGCCAAGGATGCGACGGCGCCGCAGGAACAAGTGAGTAA
- the trkA gene encoding Trk system potassium transporter TrkA translates to MRIVVLGAGTIGSWIADLMCRNRHSVTVVDRDPETVRRLNNELDVRALCGSASESAVLFQADILGCDLCLSVTGDDEVNIVAASMAKAMGARRTVARVYGRVFRDLSTFDYQEHFKIDRLLSLEHLSAIEFLRGIRTPGSAVMENFARGELEVQEIVCGEATRAMGQPLKSLELPRGSRIGTIQRDGKMWIAGANDSIAAGDRITVIGSRENIDEAKGKFQAKPDVRRSVVIAGGGETGLHLARMLEGHRFNVSLMETNKERCEYLSRLLEHTTVILADATRRVVLEEERINACDVFVACTGDDENNIMACVEAGELGAPQLMAIVQRPDYANVVNKLGINLAVSPRNVMARQVLGFLNSGPIVTRKQIPGGSIAIVEIEVLVGAQATEHVLANLKLPPQCLIAAVMSSDYVRVPTADDRLSPGDTVIALVEDGAVDAMLELFHTNGR, encoded by the coding sequence ATGAGAATCGTAGTATTAGGCGCCGGGACGATCGGTTCGTGGATCGCCGACCTGATGTGCCGTAATCGTCATAGCGTGACGGTGGTCGATCGGGACCCCGAAACGGTCCGTCGTTTGAATAACGAGTTGGACGTTCGCGCCTTGTGCGGATCGGCGTCGGAGTCGGCCGTGCTGTTTCAGGCCGATATTCTGGGTTGCGATCTTTGTCTTTCGGTCACCGGCGACGACGAGGTGAACATCGTCGCCGCGAGTATGGCCAAAGCGATGGGCGCTCGTCGAACCGTCGCCCGCGTGTATGGCCGAGTCTTTCGCGACTTGAGCACGTTTGACTATCAGGAACATTTCAAAATCGATCGCCTGCTCAGCCTTGAGCATCTCTCGGCGATTGAATTCTTGCGCGGCATTCGCACGCCGGGCAGCGCGGTGATGGAAAACTTCGCTCGCGGCGAATTGGAAGTGCAGGAGATTGTTTGCGGCGAAGCGACGCGCGCGATGGGACAACCGCTCAAGTCATTAGAGCTTCCGCGCGGTTCGCGTATCGGCACGATCCAGCGCGACGGCAAGATGTGGATCGCCGGCGCGAACGACTCGATTGCGGCCGGCGACCGGATCACGGTGATCGGCAGTCGTGAAAATATCGACGAAGCCAAAGGGAAATTTCAGGCCAAGCCAGACGTGCGTCGCTCGGTGGTGATCGCCGGCGGCGGCGAGACCGGCTTGCACCTGGCCCGCATGCTCGAAGGGCATCGCTTCAACGTTTCGCTGATGGAAACGAACAAAGAACGCTGCGAGTATCTGTCACGACTGCTTGAACATACGACCGTTATTTTGGCCGATGCGACGCGCCGCGTCGTGTTGGAAGAAGAGCGAATCAACGCCTGCGACGTCTTTGTCGCATGTACCGGCGACGATGAAAACAACATTATGGCCTGCGTCGAAGCAGGCGAACTCGGCGCGCCGCAATTGATGGCGATCGTCCAGCGTCCCGATTACGCCAATGTGGTCAACAAGCTGGGGATCAACCTGGCCGTTAGTCCGCGTAACGTGATGGCTCGCCAAGTGCTGGGCTTTTTGAACAGCGGACCGATCGTTACTCGCAAGCAGATCCCCGGCGGCAGCATCGCGATCGTTGAGATCGAAGTGTTAGTCGGAGCCCAAGCGACCGAGCATGTGTTGGCCAACTTGAAACTGCCGCCGCAATGTTTGATCGCCGCAGTAATGTCGTCAGATTACGTTCGCGTACCGACTGCCGATGATCGGCTGAGCCCGGGTGACACGGTTATCGCGCTGGTGGAAGACGGCGCGGTCGATGCGATGCTCGAATTGTTTCACACCAATGGTCGCTAG